From one Vigna radiata var. radiata cultivar VC1973A unplaced genomic scaffold, Vradiata_ver6 scaffold_155, whole genome shotgun sequence genomic stretch:
- the LOC106752510 gene encoding zinc finger CCCH domain-containing protein 13-like, translated as MQRYNEAVRRVKGVNEEFIIGNLPNSLKLEYVSEHLYARLPSSMEELQERMTEFIQIEDQRYSRRKPQTEDPTNGSKKETRQVREGDQRPPRRDLLLSLGPRYDHYARLNAPLAKVFKEALSAELLNVRKRPTPRTADATKICLFHDNQGHTTEDCTTLRDELERLIQAGYPRQFVKEEPESHKQSPRKERSPKRIHDTNVRPRDHSRSHQRERDRSRSRPREHVRERPIRGQIDTISGGFVGGGVSSSAQKRHLRSLRSVNNVGHNSLSMLDITFTDADFHAPEPD; from the coding sequence ATGCAGAGATACAACGAAGCTGTCAGGCGAGTGAAAGGCGTCAACGAGGAGTTCATCATCGGCAATCTGCCCAATTCCCTGAAACTGGAATATGTCTCAGAACATTTATATGCCAGACTGCCCAGTTCGATGGAGGAGCTCCAGGAGAGAATGACTGAGTTCATTCAAATTGAAGATCAGAGATATTCCAGAAGGAAACCCCAGACAGAAGACCCCACTAATGGGAGCAAAAAAGAAACTAGACAGGTTCGTGAGGGAGACCAAAGGCCTCCAAGACGAGATTTACTCCTATCCCTAGGCCCTCGGTATGATCACTATGCACGCCTAAATGCGCCATTGGCAAAGGTATTTAAAGAGGCTTTAAGCGCTGAACTCCTCAACGTACGAAAGCGGCCCACGCCCCGGACCGCCGACGCAACAAAGATCTGCCTATTCCATGACAACCAGGGACATACCACTGAGGACTGCACCACCCTTAGGGATGAACTCGAGAGGCTCATTCAAGCAGGATATCCTCGTCAATTCGTGAAAGAAGAACCAGAATCACATAAACAATCTCCCAGAAAAGAAAGAAGTCCCAAACGGATTCATGACACTAATGTCCGCCCAAGAGACCATTCCCGAAGTCACCAGAGGGAGAGAGATCGCTCCCGAAGTCGTCCTAGGGAACACGTGAGAGAAAGACCGATCAGGGGCCAAATCGACACCATCTCCGGAGGCTTCGTCGGAGGTGGAGTCTCTTCATCCGCCCAGAAAAGACACTTGAGAAGTCTTCGGAGCGTCAACAATGTAGGGCATAATTCTTTGTCCATGCTTGATATTACATTCACGGATGCAGACTTCCACGCTCCGGAGCCCGACTAG